In one Mobula hypostoma chromosome 17, sMobHyp1.1, whole genome shotgun sequence genomic region, the following are encoded:
- the tubb6 gene encoding tubulin, beta 6 class V isoform X2: MNKLSPWETLLFSKYVPRAILVDLEPGTMDSVRSGPFGQIFRPDNFVFGQSGAGNNWAKGHYTEGAELVDSVLDVVRKEAESCDCLQGFQLTHSLGGGTGSGMGTLLISKIREEYPDRIMNTFSVMPSPKVSDTVVEPYNATLSVHQLVENTDETYSIDNEALYDICFRTLKLTTPTYGDLNHLVSATMSGVTTCLRFPGQLNTDLRKLAVNMVPFPRLHFFMPGFAPLTSRGSQQYRALSVPELTQQMFDAKNMMAACDPRHGRYLTVAAIFRGRMSMKEVDEQMLNIQNKNSSYFVEWIPNNVKTAVCDIPPRGLKMSATFIGNSTAIQELFKRISEQFTAMFRRKAFLHWYTGEGMDEMEFTEAESNMNDLVSEYQQYQDATADEQGEFEEEEGDEDA; the protein is encoded by the exons ATGAACAAATTGAGCCCATGGGAGACTCTGTTGT TTAGCAAGTACGTACCCCGAGCCATTCTGGTGGATTTGGAGCCTGGCACAATGGATTCTGTCAGATCTGGGCCTTTTGGGCAGATTTTCAGACCTGATAATTTTGTATTCG GCCAGAGTGGTGCAGGCAACAACTGGGCCAAAGGGCATTACACAGAAGGAGCTGAGCTGGTGGACTCAGTGCTGGACGTGGTCAGGAAAGAAGCCGAGAGTTGCGACTGTCTCCAGGGCTTCCAGCTCACCCATTCGCTGGGCGGGGGTACCGGTTCTGGCATGGGCACACTGCTAATCAGCAAGATCCGGGAGGAGTACCCCGACCGCATCATGAACACCTTTAGCGTCATGCCTTCCCCAAAGGTGTCGGACACAGTGGTGGAGCCCTATAATGCCACTCTCTCTGTCCACCAGCTGGTGGAAAACACTGATGAAACCTACTCCATCGACAATGAAGCCTTGTACGACATCTGTTTCCGCACACTGAAGCTCACCACTCCCACGTACGGGGACCTCAACCACCTGGTCTCGGCCACCATGagtggtgtgaccacctgcctgcgcTTCCCAGGGCAGCTGAACACTGACCTGCGCAAGTTGGCCGTCAACATGGTGCCCTTCCCCCGCCTCCACTTCTTCATGCCGGGCTTCGCGCCGCTCACTAGCCGTGGAAGCCAGCAGTACCGAGCTCTCAGCGTGCCCGAGTTGACCCAACAAATGTTCGACGCCAAGAACATGATGGCGGCCTGCGACCCCCGCCACGGCCGCTACCTGACCGTGGCCGCTATCTTCCGGGGGAGGATGTCCATGAAGGAGGTGGACGAGCAGATGCTCAACATCCAGAATAAGAACAGCAGCTACTTCGTGGAGTGGATCCCCAACAACGTGAAGACAGCTGTGTGCGACATCCCACCACGCGGCCTCAAGATGTCCGCCACCTTCATTGGCAACTCCACCGCCATCCAGGAGCTCTTCAAGCGCATCTCCGAGCAGTTCACCGCCATGTTCCGTCGAAAAGCTTTCCTACACTGGTACACGGGCGAGGGCATGGATGAGATGGAGTTCACGGAGGCCGAGAGCAACATGAATGACCTCGTGTCCGAGTACCAGCAGTACCAGGACGCCACGGCTGATGAACAAGGCGAGTTCGAGGAGGAAGAAGGGGATGAGGATGCTTGA
- the tubb6 gene encoding tubulin, beta 6 class V isoform X1 produces the protein MREIVHIQTGQCGNQIGAKFWEVISDEHGIDPTGSYQGDGDLQLERINVYYNEAAVSKYVPRAILVDLEPGTMDSVRSGPFGQIFRPDNFVFGQSGAGNNWAKGHYTEGAELVDSVLDVVRKEAESCDCLQGFQLTHSLGGGTGSGMGTLLISKIREEYPDRIMNTFSVMPSPKVSDTVVEPYNATLSVHQLVENTDETYSIDNEALYDICFRTLKLTTPTYGDLNHLVSATMSGVTTCLRFPGQLNTDLRKLAVNMVPFPRLHFFMPGFAPLTSRGSQQYRALSVPELTQQMFDAKNMMAACDPRHGRYLTVAAIFRGRMSMKEVDEQMLNIQNKNSSYFVEWIPNNVKTAVCDIPPRGLKMSATFIGNSTAIQELFKRISEQFTAMFRRKAFLHWYTGEGMDEMEFTEAESNMNDLVSEYQQYQDATADEQGEFEEEEGDEDA, from the exons ATGCGGGAGATTGTGCACATTCAGACCGGCCAGTGCGGAAACCAGATCGGTGCCAAG TTCTGGGAGGTGATCAGTGATGAACACGGCATCGATCCCACCGGCTCCTACCAGGGAGATGGCGACCTACAACTGGAGAGAATCAATGTCTACTATAATGAGGCGGCAG TTAGCAAGTACGTACCCCGAGCCATTCTGGTGGATTTGGAGCCTGGCACAATGGATTCTGTCAGATCTGGGCCTTTTGGGCAGATTTTCAGACCTGATAATTTTGTATTCG GCCAGAGTGGTGCAGGCAACAACTGGGCCAAAGGGCATTACACAGAAGGAGCTGAGCTGGTGGACTCAGTGCTGGACGTGGTCAGGAAAGAAGCCGAGAGTTGCGACTGTCTCCAGGGCTTCCAGCTCACCCATTCGCTGGGCGGGGGTACCGGTTCTGGCATGGGCACACTGCTAATCAGCAAGATCCGGGAGGAGTACCCCGACCGCATCATGAACACCTTTAGCGTCATGCCTTCCCCAAAGGTGTCGGACACAGTGGTGGAGCCCTATAATGCCACTCTCTCTGTCCACCAGCTGGTGGAAAACACTGATGAAACCTACTCCATCGACAATGAAGCCTTGTACGACATCTGTTTCCGCACACTGAAGCTCACCACTCCCACGTACGGGGACCTCAACCACCTGGTCTCGGCCACCATGagtggtgtgaccacctgcctgcgcTTCCCAGGGCAGCTGAACACTGACCTGCGCAAGTTGGCCGTCAACATGGTGCCCTTCCCCCGCCTCCACTTCTTCATGCCGGGCTTCGCGCCGCTCACTAGCCGTGGAAGCCAGCAGTACCGAGCTCTCAGCGTGCCCGAGTTGACCCAACAAATGTTCGACGCCAAGAACATGATGGCGGCCTGCGACCCCCGCCACGGCCGCTACCTGACCGTGGCCGCTATCTTCCGGGGGAGGATGTCCATGAAGGAGGTGGACGAGCAGATGCTCAACATCCAGAATAAGAACAGCAGCTACTTCGTGGAGTGGATCCCCAACAACGTGAAGACAGCTGTGTGCGACATCCCACCACGCGGCCTCAAGATGTCCGCCACCTTCATTGGCAACTCCACCGCCATCCAGGAGCTCTTCAAGCGCATCTCCGAGCAGTTCACCGCCATGTTCCGTCGAAAAGCTTTCCTACACTGGTACACGGGCGAGGGCATGGATGAGATGGAGTTCACGGAGGCCGAGAGCAACATGAATGACCTCGTGTCCGAGTACCAGCAGTACCAGGACGCCACGGCTGATGAACAAGGCGAGTTCGAGGAGGAAGAAGGGGATGAGGATGCTTGA